From a single Desulfobulbaceae bacterium genomic region:
- a CDS encoding TolC family protein: MQVTEKTIAQAQKSAEINRARFAEGMVLPSDLIAVENRLSDTLIRRTIAKTSRLIAIAELRRASGLPQFDDLPEISFAKEPEQQQ, from the coding sequence TTGCAGGTTACGGAGAAAACAATTGCTCAGGCCCAAAAAAGCGCTGAGATTAATCGCGCCCGGTTTGCCGAAGGTATGGTTTTACCCTCGGATCTGATCGCTGTTGAAAATCGTCTGAGCGATACCTTGATTCGACGGACTATTGCCAAGACTTCGCGATTGATTGCCATTGCTGAGTTGCGGCGTGCCAGCGGGTTGCCCCAATTTGATGATTTGCCTGAGATCTCTTTTGCTAAAGAACCGGAGCAGCAACAATGA
- a CDS encoding TolC family protein, giving the protein MLIRQTICTSLLLFFLSVGQSPAADLTTEPAYPALWTARDAVRFALSHNPDSAIGQQRLIAAQAAIDLERAAIHARLAFEVMRAFYGITQAKEIIDVNKSTVEALLSSLKMAQARHEEGVLLVDAVLDLEVQLSRARENSIQAQHALALARKIFLTLLGIEGGAFEVVPESGDIQEAPPSDASSPRFELKILDDKLELAIGLEVEQAKIALRET; this is encoded by the coding sequence ATGCTGATTCGACAAACAATCTGCACTTCTCTTCTTCTTTTTTTTCTGAGTGTGGGGCAATCTCCTGCTGCAGACCTGACCACTGAACCAGCTTATCCTGCTCTCTGGACTGCCCGCGATGCGGTGCGTTTTGCTCTGAGCCATAATCCCGACAGCGCGATAGGGCAGCAGCGACTCATTGCCGCTCAAGCTGCCATTGATCTGGAACGAGCCGCCATTCATGCCCGCCTGGCTTTTGAGGTGATGCGGGCCTTTTATGGCATCACTCAGGCTAAGGAAATTATTGATGTCAACAAGTCGACGGTAGAAGCCCTGTTGTCCTCTCTCAAAATGGCCCAAGCCCGCCATGAAGAAGGAGTTCTGTTGGTGGATGCAGTTCTTGACCTTGAAGTACAGTTGTCACGAGCCAGGGAAAATTCGATTCAGGCTCAACACGCCTTGGCCCTTGCCCGCAAGATTTTTCTGACTTTGCTCGGCATTGAAGGAGGCGCTTTCGAGGTTGTCCCTGAAAGTGGAGACATACAGGAGGCGCCTCCCTCTGATGCTTCCAGCCCTCGTTTTGAACTCAAGATTCTCGATGACAAGCTTGAGCTTGCCATCGGCCTGGAGGTGGAGCAGGCAAAAATTGCGTTAAGAGAGACATAG